From a region of the Acomys russatus chromosome 4, mAcoRus1.1, whole genome shotgun sequence genome:
- the LOC127188505 gene encoding BPI fold-containing family A member 5-like — protein MLLVGSLVVLCGLLAQSTAQLAGLPLPLSQDLPMGHCRSLHVGQSLPYGVTPVVASYPPGHLARNFRDAFHQGLLSGGILGFLEHIPLLNYIRPSGSSAGGLVGVLGNVISSIPILNNILDVKVTNPQLLEIGLVQSYDFHRLYVTIPLGFELRVNTLGYGNLLGLAVKLDLTAEVYAVRDMYGRSRLVIGDCIHSPGSLRISLLNRFSPLQNLIDSLTDILTKVIPGLVQGVVCPIVNGILSLLDVTLAHDVADYLLHGVQFVIKA, from the exons ATGTTACTAGTCGGGAGCCTTGTTGTCCTCTGTGGGCTGCTGGCCCAGAGCACAGCCCAGCTGGCAGGCCTGCCCTTGCCCCTGAGTCAGGACCTGCCGATGGGTCACTGCCGGTCCTTGCATGTGGGCCAGAGCCTGCCCTATGGAGTGACTCCAGTTGTGGCCTCATATCCTCCAGGCCACCTTGCTAGAAACTTCAGAGATG CTTTCCACCAAGGCCTGCTGTCTGGGGGGATTCTGGGCTTTCTGGAACACATACCGCTCCTGAACTACATCAGACCTTCAGGAAGCAGTGCTGGCGGCCTGGTCGGGGTGCTTGGAAACGTGATATCATCAATTCCTATCTTAAACAACATCCTTGA CGTAAAAGTCACTAATCCCCAGCTGCTGGAAATTGGTCTTGTGCAGAGCTATGATTTCCACCGCCTCTATGTCACCATCCCTCTGGGCTTTGAGCTCAGAGTGAACAC ACTGGGGTATGGCAATCTGTTGGGGCTGGCTGTGAAGCTGGATCTCACTGCAGAAGTCTATGCTGTGAGAGACATGTATGGGAGGAGCCGTCTGGTCATCGGTGACTGTATTCACTCTCCCGGCAGCTTGCGCATCTCCCTGCTTAATAG atttaGTCCCCTTCAAAACCTTATAGACAGCCTCACCGACATCTTAACGAAAGTCATTCCTGGCCTGGTGCAGGGTGTG GTGTGTCCTATTGTCAATGGAATTCTCAGCCTCTTGGATGTCACTCTGGCACATGATGTTGCTG actaTCTGCTGCATGGAGTACAATTTGTCATTAAGGCCTAA